In Nitrospira sp., one genomic interval encodes:
- a CDS encoding polymer-forming cytoskeletal protein produces MKKPGFVEHDNITLLAKGVLLRGEIRVEGTVRIDGRLEGDLHTAGTVVVGEDGVVQGTITAGTLISSGKIKANVRAMERVQLLKTGVLVGEVHTPAFAMEDGAKFQGLSDMGVALSGEEGHKLPDNVRELAMQRPKTVAAMAENA; encoded by the coding sequence ATGAAGAAGCCCGGCTTTGTGGAACACGACAATATCACCCTTCTGGCCAAAGGGGTCCTGCTCAGAGGCGAGATTCGCGTCGAGGGCACCGTGCGGATCGACGGGCGTCTCGAAGGCGATCTGCACACGGCCGGCACCGTCGTCGTCGGGGAGGACGGCGTCGTCCAAGGTACCATCACGGCCGGCACACTCATCAGCAGTGGAAAAATCAAGGCGAACGTGCGGGCGATGGAGCGAGTGCAATTACTCAAGACCGGCGTGTTGGTCGGCGAAGTCCATACGCCGGCTTTTGCGATGGAAGACGGGGCGAAGTTTCAGGGACTGTCCGATATGGGCGTCGCTCTCTCCGGTGAGGAAGGGCACAAGTTGCCCGACAATGTCCGAGAGTTGGCCATGCAGCGGCCCAAGACGGTTGCCGCCATGGCGGAGAATGCCTGA
- a CDS encoding DUF3365 domain-containing protein yields MRPILTIIRRGSFWLGLGLACASTYSLAAKDPPPPPGIAPERVADYVHAVLDADRTIYTDKVVNRMQAKGIVSAAEHWEHENALPLPAQFLQHSGKLVAESGRGIRYRLISLWPIYQRNAPATDLERQALESFAKTPDRAYTGIVTSGRKQYFQAVYADRASSIACVKCHNHHPLSPKRDFALNDVIGGMTITIPLD; encoded by the coding sequence ATGCGTCCCATCCTGACCATCATCCGGAGAGGCTCATTCTGGCTTGGACTGGGCCTGGCTTGCGCGTCGACCTATTCGCTGGCCGCCAAGGATCCTCCTCCCCCGCCGGGCATCGCCCCGGAAAGGGTCGCGGATTATGTACACGCTGTGCTGGACGCCGACCGCACCATCTATACCGACAAGGTTGTAAACCGCATGCAGGCGAAAGGTATCGTTTCGGCCGCGGAGCATTGGGAACACGAGAATGCGCTGCCGCTTCCCGCGCAGTTCCTCCAACACTCAGGCAAACTCGTGGCGGAATCGGGGCGAGGCATCCGCTATCGCCTTATCAGCCTGTGGCCGATTTATCAGCGCAATGCCCCGGCCACGGATCTGGAGCGTCAAGCGTTGGAGAGTTTCGCCAAGACACCCGACCGCGCCTATACCGGCATCGTCACCAGCGGCCGTAAGCAATACTTTCAGGCGGTCTATGCCGATCGCGCGAGTTCCATCGCTTGCGTGAAATGCCACAACCACCACCCGCTCAGTCCCAAGCGTGACTTCGCGCTGAACGACGTGATCGGCGGGATGACGATCACGATCCCGTTGGATTGA
- a CDS encoding HAMP domain-containing protein, with protein sequence MTISKALGWGLKRKLIISMLLVGVVPLLLGLGLAFLQGSKEIHVVSGESFQALATEAARKLDLLVAEEVARTSRIAVHPDIIRALEQRRDLLLTSDKSPERTALAKIRTSWATREAATVKAITENPTALLLRSFYAGAQHESDLLLPQVVRAATKKLFITDMQGNLFAALTTKPEYVHSEHAWWKGTFNKGVGQLFIEDLHFDEESKAYVFSISLPIMDSLRYEVVGILHRVIDAKEFFSPATHPIRFGKTGHVMLIDSRGVVLSCPILPAGVRLSDPALAPRVTLREPGWVTADSDGHGGQGTAIIGFAPLPETSRATNGSLDQGSWHTFVWQSSDELFAPIRHLMSWMVILAGFALVLLATLGYLAASRIVTPVRRLQEAARLIGRGELREPIQIRTGDELEELALEFNRMHDQLEAAFAGLTTQVEEKTHEVQVLQKSTDQVLDAVPTPIIMIDQQNRVQYMNRASREALETAAGDWNARPLFEILHLDPFHREALQRDLHAVKQGPTTDHPRDPRDDVPKPARDPLAPTVGQRGASGRRELTIGNHQYHYEWFPLESRSGSGTRFGLVLRDTTEESRLQDQLIQAEKSGSLDVLTAGIGHELNNPLFGILGLGEAIQEEGDLARAKGYAQDIVDHGKKMAAIIRDFTGVTARESKNQRVPVDVTAQLEQALAIVQTSQDCLGLNVQKHYMAVPPVTALPDQLRLAFINVLTNAMQAMGGQGNLWLSTEEQGGLITVKIRDNGPGILKQHLGKVFDPFFTTKGQGEGSGLGLTVAQRLIKKFGGEIKLESTEGQGTTCVITLPADKTGVRKEEPCVPS encoded by the coding sequence ATGACGATCTCGAAAGCCCTCGGGTGGGGGCTGAAGCGCAAACTCATCATCTCCATGCTGTTGGTCGGCGTGGTTCCCCTGCTGCTCGGACTCGGCTTGGCGTTTCTCCAAGGCTCCAAAGAAATCCACGTGGTCAGCGGCGAAAGTTTTCAGGCGCTGGCCACCGAGGCGGCGCGTAAACTGGACCTCTTGGTCGCGGAAGAAGTGGCCAGGACGTCTCGCATCGCCGTCCACCCCGACATCATCCGGGCTTTGGAGCAACGCCGGGATCTGCTCCTCACCTCGGACAAGAGCCCCGAACGGACGGCCCTCGCCAAGATCCGGACGAGCTGGGCCACACGAGAGGCGGCCACCGTCAAGGCGATCACGGAGAATCCCACCGCCCTTCTGCTCCGTTCCTTTTACGCCGGCGCGCAACACGAATCGGATCTGCTGCTCCCGCAAGTGGTGCGAGCCGCGACCAAGAAGTTGTTCATTACGGACATGCAGGGCAATCTCTTTGCCGCCCTCACGACAAAACCCGAGTACGTCCATAGCGAGCATGCCTGGTGGAAAGGTACCTTCAACAAGGGTGTGGGCCAGCTCTTTATCGAAGATCTGCACTTTGACGAGGAATCCAAGGCCTATGTGTTCAGTATTTCGCTGCCGATCATGGACAGCTTGCGGTATGAGGTGGTCGGAATCCTCCATCGTGTGATCGACGCCAAGGAATTTTTCTCGCCCGCCACCCACCCCATTCGCTTCGGCAAAACCGGCCACGTCATGCTGATCGACAGCCGCGGCGTCGTCCTGAGCTGCCCGATCTTGCCAGCCGGCGTCCGCCTCTCCGACCCGGCGCTCGCGCCGCGTGTGACCCTGCGAGAGCCGGGGTGGGTCACCGCCGACAGCGACGGCCATGGCGGCCAAGGCACGGCCATCATCGGCTTTGCCCCCCTGCCGGAAACGAGCCGTGCCACGAACGGGTCTCTGGATCAGGGCAGCTGGCATACCTTCGTCTGGCAATCCTCCGACGAACTCTTCGCGCCCATTCGACACCTCATGTCCTGGATGGTCATCCTGGCCGGTTTTGCCCTGGTCCTGCTGGCCACGCTCGGATACCTGGCCGCCAGTCGCATCGTCACGCCAGTGCGCCGGTTGCAGGAGGCGGCACGCCTCATTGGCCGTGGCGAGCTGCGCGAACCGATCCAGATTCGCACGGGGGATGAGCTTGAAGAGCTGGCGTTGGAGTTCAATCGCATGCACGACCAGCTGGAAGCAGCCTTTGCCGGCCTCACCACCCAGGTCGAGGAAAAAACGCACGAGGTCCAGGTGCTGCAGAAATCCACCGACCAAGTGCTCGACGCCGTCCCCACGCCGATCATCATGATCGACCAGCAAAACCGGGTACAGTATATGAACCGGGCCTCGCGCGAGGCACTGGAAACGGCTGCCGGGGATTGGAACGCGCGCCCGCTCTTTGAGATCCTCCACCTCGACCCGTTCCACCGCGAGGCCCTGCAGCGCGACTTGCATGCCGTCAAACAAGGACCCACCACAGACCACCCACGTGATCCTCGCGATGACGTACCGAAACCGGCGCGGGACCCGCTGGCTCCCACGGTCGGGCAGCGGGGGGCTTCAGGCCGCCGAGAACTCACCATCGGCAATCACCAGTACCACTATGAATGGTTCCCCCTCGAAAGCCGCAGCGGCAGCGGCACACGATTCGGCTTGGTGCTGCGCGACACGACGGAGGAGAGTCGGCTGCAGGACCAGCTGATTCAGGCGGAGAAATCCGGGAGCCTCGATGTCCTCACCGCCGGCATCGGACACGAACTCAACAATCCGCTGTTTGGGATTCTAGGCCTGGGAGAGGCTATTCAGGAAGAAGGTGACTTGGCGCGCGCCAAAGGATATGCGCAGGACATCGTCGACCACGGCAAGAAGATGGCCGCGATCATCCGAGATTTTACCGGCGTCACCGCGCGCGAGTCGAAGAATCAACGCGTGCCGGTCGATGTGACCGCGCAGCTGGAACAGGCCCTGGCGATCGTGCAGACCTCCCAGGATTGCCTCGGTCTTAACGTGCAAAAACATTACATGGCGGTGCCCCCCGTGACGGCGCTCCCCGACCAGCTTCGGCTGGCGTTTATCAATGTTCTCACCAATGCGATGCAGGCCATGGGAGGGCAAGGTAATCTCTGGTTGAGCACGGAGGAGCAGGGCGGGCTCATCACCGTCAAGATCCGCGACAACGGGCCGGGCATTCTCAAGCAACACTTGGGGAAAGTGTTCGACCCATTCTTCACCACCAAGGGGCAAGGAGAAGGCTCCGGCTTGGGGCTGACCGTCGCCCAACGGCTGATCAAAAAGTTCGGCGGCGAAATCAAACTGGAGAGCACGGAGGGGCAGGGCACCACCTGCGTCATCACGCTCCCGGCGGACAAGACGGGGGTGCGGAAGGAGGAACCATGCGTCCCATCCTGA
- a CDS encoding response regulator — MGEFKSGFFMSESACNGRVLVVDDEPDIRKVVRMTLQKAGYEVLEAENGEKAIETINSGENRLLLDVLICDIRMPKINGVEAIAYFQREWPRVPIIVLTGFPDTDMATSFLRSGVVDYLVKPVEGEKLRTAVARAMEQRELARL, encoded by the coding sequence ATGGGAGAATTCAAATCGGGCTTCTTCATGAGTGAGTCTGCCTGCAATGGTCGCGTGCTCGTCGTGGACGACGAACCCGACATTCGCAAAGTCGTGCGCATGACCTTGCAAAAAGCCGGGTACGAAGTGCTTGAGGCGGAAAACGGCGAAAAGGCCATCGAAACCATCAATTCGGGCGAAAATCGGCTCTTGCTCGATGTCCTGATCTGCGATATCCGCATGCCGAAGATCAACGGCGTCGAAGCCATCGCTTATTTCCAACGCGAATGGCCTCGCGTGCCGATCATTGTTCTGACCGGTTTCCCTGATACGGATATGGCGACCTCGTTCCTGCGGAGCGGCGTCGTGGACTACCTGGTCAAGCCGGTGGAAGGAGAGAAGCTGCGTACGGCGGTGGCCAGGGCCATGGAGCAACGGGAACTGGCCCGCTTGTGA
- a CDS encoding BolA/IbaG family iron-sulfur metabolism protein — protein sequence MISAESVTAHIQAVFPDAEVTVVDKTGTQDHLIVRITSDGFIGKNLLDRHRLVYQALTAPMKDGRIHALEITAQTKDEAK from the coding sequence ATGATCAGCGCCGAATCCGTCACGGCACATATTCAGGCCGTCTTTCCTGACGCCGAGGTGACCGTTGTCGATAAGACCGGGACCCAAGACCATCTGATCGTGCGGATCACGTCGGATGGGTTTATCGGGAAGAATCTGTTGGATCGGCACCGCCTGGTGTATCAGGCCTTGACCGCTCCGATGAAGGACGGCCGCATTCATGCCTTGGAGATTACGGCACAGACCAAGGATGAAGCCAAATAG
- a CDS encoding glutaredoxin, translated as MADPIEEEIQREINANKILIYGKGTKTMPMCGFTRETMHFFEKYGYPYEVIDVLSQPAKREALTRMTNWPTLPKVFIDGQFYGDTDILDPMEAKGEVVPLLKKAFGA; from the coding sequence ATGGCTGATCCGATTGAAGAAGAAATCCAGCGCGAGATCAACGCGAATAAGATCTTGATCTACGGCAAGGGCACCAAGACCATGCCCATGTGCGGGTTCACCAGGGAGACCATGCATTTCTTCGAGAAGTATGGGTATCCCTACGAGGTCATCGACGTGTTGTCCCAGCCGGCGAAGCGTGAGGCCCTGACGAGGATGACCAACTGGCCGACCTTGCCCAAGGTGTTCATCGACGGCCAATTTTACGGGGACACCGACATCCTTGATCCGATGGAGGCCAAGGGCGAGGTCGTGCCCCTGCTGAAAAAGGCCTTCGGCGCCTAA
- a CDS encoding UbiA family prenyltransferase: MGEDVRGRQPLCVDLDGTLIKTDLLWESLLLLLKQQPLLLFQFPFWLLKGKAHFKHEIARRVAVDVTSLPYHDELVAFLDEERRAGRELVLATASHVLYAQAVAAHLGLFEDRVYGSDASTNLKGARKVALLVKRYGVRQFAYAGNSTADLPVWAEAGEAIVVNAPPGLVSRARALTTVSRVFESPARRLKVIAKALRVHQWAKNALVFVPVIASHQFTNGRALLEASLAFLAFSLSASAVYIVNDCLDLSSDRIHPKKKHRPFASGNLSIPFGLVLAAACLIGGFLLALALPTAFLVVLAGYFALTTAYSFYLKQFVLLDVIVLAQLYTVRIYGGGAATDVVPSHWLLTFSLFLFLSLALVKRFTELRLMSTMDESALHGRGYWVSDQEHISSIGTASGLLAVLVLALYISSKDVLLLYSHPEVLWLVCPVMLYWITRIWMLAYRNQMDDDPVVFAVRDPKSYAMAAILGAILFLAK; this comes from the coding sequence ATGGGTGAGGACGTCCGAGGCAGACAGCCGCTTTGTGTCGATCTTGATGGGACTCTCATCAAGACCGATCTCCTGTGGGAGTCTCTCTTGCTGTTGCTCAAGCAACAGCCCCTTCTGCTGTTTCAATTCCCATTTTGGCTCCTCAAGGGCAAAGCCCATTTCAAGCATGAGATCGCCCGTCGGGTGGCAGTCGATGTCACGTCCTTGCCCTACCATGATGAGTTGGTCGCATTCCTCGACGAAGAGCGCCGTGCCGGCCGTGAACTGGTTTTGGCGACGGCCAGCCACGTACTCTATGCGCAGGCGGTGGCTGCGCATTTGGGTCTCTTCGAGGATCGTGTCTATGGAAGCGATGCGTCGACCAATCTCAAGGGGGCGCGCAAAGTTGCGTTGCTGGTCAAACGCTACGGGGTCCGGCAGTTCGCCTATGCGGGGAACTCCACGGCCGATCTACCGGTCTGGGCGGAGGCGGGGGAGGCCATCGTCGTCAATGCGCCGCCCGGCTTGGTGAGCCGAGCCCGGGCCCTCACGACGGTCAGTCGTGTGTTCGAGTCGCCCGCCAGACGGCTCAAGGTTATTGCCAAGGCCTTGCGTGTGCATCAATGGGCGAAGAATGCCCTCGTGTTCGTGCCGGTGATTGCGAGCCATCAATTCACGAACGGGCGTGCCCTCCTGGAGGCCAGTCTCGCATTCTTGGCGTTCAGCCTCTCCGCCTCCGCCGTGTACATCGTGAATGATTGTCTCGATCTGTCGTCTGACCGCATCCACCCGAAGAAGAAGCATCGTCCCTTTGCCTCGGGGAATCTCTCCATCCCGTTCGGCTTGGTGCTGGCGGCCGCCTGTCTCATCGGTGGGTTCCTGCTCGCGCTGGCCCTCCCGACGGCCTTTCTAGTCGTGCTGGCCGGTTATTTCGCGTTGACGACGGCCTATTCGTTCTACTTGAAGCAGTTCGTGTTGTTGGATGTCATCGTCCTCGCCCAACTCTATACCGTGCGGATCTATGGGGGCGGGGCGGCGACCGACGTGGTTCCTTCCCATTGGTTGTTGACGTTTTCGTTGTTCCTGTTTCTGAGTCTGGCGCTGGTGAAACGCTTTACCGAATTGCGGCTGATGAGCACGATGGATGAAAGTGCGTTGCATGGCCGGGGCTACTGGGTCTCGGATCAAGAGCACATTTCCAGTATCGGCACGGCGAGCGGTTTGCTGGCGGTCTTGGTGCTGGCGCTGTATATCAGCAGCAAAGACGTGTTGCTGCTCTATTCACACCCCGAAGTGTTGTGGTTGGTCTGTCCGGTCATGTTGTACTGGATCACCCGAATTTGGATGTTAGCCTACCGGAACCAGATGGATGACGATCCGGTCGTTTTCGCGGTGCGTGATCCGAAAAGTTATGCGATGGCCGCCATTCTGGGCGCGATTCTGTTTCTCGCCAAATAG
- a CDS encoding SDR family oxidoreductase, whose translation MSHHVALITGGAKGIGRAIALDLASRHWSVAICYRTSAAAAEETRAAIVTQGGQALAVQCDVSNPQAVRQLVAQVEQQWGRIDVLINGAGPYHRINLFDETVEGWREMFDGNLHPIFYLAQAVVPGMKARKWGRIVSFSMANADQMVAQPDVTGHYIAKAGVLILTRTLAKLLAPHGITVNAVSPGFIDSGSAPPEELAGMVKRIPAGYVGSVSDAVGAVRYLLSEDARYVNGANLQLSGGWGI comes from the coding sequence ATGTCGCACCACGTCGCCCTCATCACGGGAGGAGCCAAGGGAATCGGACGGGCCATCGCGCTGGATCTCGCATCCCGGCATTGGTCGGTGGCCATCTGTTATCGCACCAGCGCGGCAGCGGCGGAAGAGACCCGCGCTGCCATTGTGACGCAAGGCGGCCAGGCGCTGGCCGTGCAATGCGACGTCTCGAATCCGCAAGCCGTCCGACAGTTGGTCGCGCAAGTCGAACAACAGTGGGGCCGAATCGACGTCCTGATCAACGGAGCCGGGCCCTACCATCGGATCAATCTGTTCGACGAAACCGTGGAAGGCTGGCGCGAAATGTTCGACGGCAATCTCCATCCCATCTTTTACCTGGCGCAGGCCGTGGTGCCGGGGATGAAAGCGCGGAAGTGGGGGCGGATCGTCAGCTTCAGCATGGCCAATGCCGACCAAATGGTGGCTCAGCCGGACGTAACCGGACATTACATCGCGAAGGCGGGCGTCCTCATCCTCACCAGAACATTGGCCAAACTCCTCGCGCCACACGGCATCACCGTGAACGCCGTCTCTCCGGGCTTCATCGATTCGGGCAGCGCCCCGCCCGAGGAATTGGCCGGAATGGTCAAGCGAATCCCTGCGGGTTATGTCGGCAGCGTCTCGGACGCCGTCGGCGCCGTCCGGTACCTCCTGAGCGAGGACGCGCGCTACGTGAATGGTGCGAACCTGCAATTGAGCGGAGGCTGGGGAATCTAA
- a CDS encoding glycosyltransferase — protein sequence MSKSSSERKVRAAAALVIFAKAPIAGQVKTRLCPALTEDEAATLHGSFVLDTLERTKAAVGTFKLLVDRYLACSPSLTHVFFKIMEARHGVSLLDQVGDDLGTRMHHTFETLFGQGYRRVCLVGTDVPSLPLTHYRDALEWLTRHDVVLGPAMDGGYYLIGLTKPQPSLFADIPWSTDGVLALTEQKTQQAGLSTAVLPTWRDIDTVEDLRALIDDCTADKQRSKQERVFSQRTAGTLELLAKRLRTRQG from the coding sequence ATGAGCAAGTCCTCCTCGGAGCGGAAGGTGCGCGCAGCGGCCGCGCTGGTGATTTTCGCCAAAGCCCCTATCGCCGGACAGGTCAAAACGAGACTCTGCCCCGCACTGACGGAAGACGAGGCGGCCACCTTGCATGGCAGCTTTGTACTCGATACCTTGGAACGGACCAAAGCGGCGGTGGGCACATTCAAACTGCTGGTCGACCGCTACCTCGCCTGTTCCCCCTCCTTGACGCACGTCTTCTTCAAGATCATGGAGGCCCGCCATGGAGTCAGCCTCCTCGACCAAGTGGGAGACGACCTGGGCACCCGCATGCATCACACCTTCGAGACGCTCTTCGGGCAAGGCTACCGGCGAGTCTGTCTGGTGGGAACCGACGTCCCGTCTCTGCCATTGACCCACTATCGAGATGCCTTGGAATGGCTCACGCGCCACGACGTGGTGCTCGGGCCCGCCATGGACGGCGGCTATTACCTGATCGGCCTGACCAAACCTCAGCCCTCACTCTTTGCCGACATCCCCTGGTCGACCGATGGGGTGCTGGCCCTGACCGAACAGAAGACCCAGCAGGCTGGATTGAGCACGGCGGTACTTCCGACCTGGCGGGACATCGATACGGTCGAGGACCTCCGCGCCCTCATCGACGACTGCACGGCGGATAAACAACGGTCGAAACAGGAGCGAGTCTTTTCCCAACGGACGGCAGGGACCTTGGAATTGCTCGCCAAACGCCTTCGCACTCGTCAAGGCTAG
- a CDS encoding glycosyltransferase family 2 protein, whose product MTIAVIIPVLNECRCIGGTLTRTGALGFDEIVVVDGGSTDETVSIVETLAKESPEVLVPRSASPIRLIQAPRGRARQCNAGAATSRCDAYLFLHADTQLPSHARQALDRTLADQTYVGGRFDVRFDADRVSARMVSCLMNLRSRRTGIATGDQALFVRRDIFEQLGGFADIPLMEDIDFTRRLKRIGRLAPLRDQVVTAFRRWEQKGPGRTILLMWTLRFLYWMGVSPYRLQHFYGMVR is encoded by the coding sequence ATGACGATCGCCGTCATCATCCCCGTCCTCAACGAATGTCGCTGCATCGGTGGGACCCTGACCCGCACGGGAGCGCTTGGGTTCGACGAGATCGTCGTCGTCGACGGAGGCAGCACCGACGAAACGGTCTCGATCGTCGAAACCCTCGCGAAAGAATCCCCGGAGGTACTAGTCCCCAGATCCGCCTCGCCCATCCGCCTCATCCAGGCTCCACGCGGGCGGGCTCGTCAGTGTAATGCTGGGGCGGCAACCAGCCGGTGCGACGCCTACCTCTTTCTCCATGCCGATACGCAGCTTCCGTCCCATGCCCGGCAAGCCCTAGACAGAACCCTGGCCGATCAGACCTACGTCGGAGGACGTTTCGACGTCCGGTTCGATGCCGATCGCGTTTCCGCGCGCATGGTGAGCTGCCTTATGAACCTACGCTCGCGCCGAACCGGCATCGCCACGGGCGATCAGGCCCTGTTCGTTCGCCGAGATATTTTCGAACAGCTCGGCGGGTTCGCCGACATCCCGCTCATGGAAGACATCGACTTCACCCGTCGCCTCAAGCGGATCGGCCGCCTCGCCCCCTTGCGCGACCAGGTCGTCACGGCCTTTCGACGATGGGAACAGAAAGGCCCCGGGCGTACAATTCTATTGATGTGGACCCTGCGCTTCCTGTACTGGATGGGAGTGAGCCCGTATCGCTTGCAACACTTCTATGGCATGGTGAGATGA
- a CDS encoding 2'-deoxycytidine 5'-triphosphate deaminase codes for MTRALSTKGILPYQQISQLIARGIITGDSPIEARQIQPASLDLRLGKKAYRLISSFLPELSPISSRLDVLDFYQSDLVMYEMDLSQGAILEKGHVYLVPLLEHLHLPATLHARANPKSTTGRLDVFTRVVTDLTAGFDEIRPGYCGPLYLEVVPRSFAIKVKTGHSLNQIRFVRGDAAVSDRALQKVHAADPLLFHNATPPKPLRPSEFRTDRGLFLRIDLTGSDRRDAVIGYRAKKNSHVIDLSKIGHYAARDFWEPLTRHRHDSLLLEPEEFYILASKERIRVPPGYAAEMVAYEAACGELRTHYAGFFDPGFGYGDGKMRGTQVVLEVRPHDVPFLIHDGQTFFKVVYDRMVEVPTELYGATLGSSYQRQALTLSKHFKA; via the coding sequence GTGACACGCGCCCTCTCCACCAAGGGAATTCTCCCGTACCAGCAGATTTCGCAACTGATCGCCCGTGGCATCATCACCGGCGACAGCCCGATCGAGGCGCGCCAGATCCAACCGGCCAGCCTTGACCTCCGCCTGGGAAAGAAAGCCTATCGGTTGATCAGCAGCTTCCTGCCCGAGTTGTCCCCGATCAGCAGCCGCCTCGACGTCCTCGATTTTTACCAGTCCGACCTGGTGATGTATGAAATGGACCTCTCGCAGGGAGCCATCCTGGAGAAGGGCCATGTCTACCTGGTGCCGCTCCTGGAACACCTCCATCTGCCGGCCACGTTGCACGCGCGCGCCAACCCCAAAAGCACCACCGGACGGCTGGATGTCTTTACCCGCGTGGTGACCGACCTGACCGCAGGCTTCGACGAAATTCGCCCCGGCTATTGCGGTCCGCTCTACCTGGAAGTCGTCCCCCGATCCTTCGCCATCAAGGTGAAGACCGGCCACTCACTGAATCAGATTCGGTTCGTGCGCGGCGACGCCGCCGTGTCAGACCGGGCGCTGCAAAAGGTCCATGCCGCCGATCCCCTACTGTTCCACAACGCCACGCCGCCCAAACCGCTCAGGCCGAGCGAATTCCGGACCGATCGCGGCCTATTTCTGCGGATCGACCTGACCGGAAGTGATCGCCGCGACGCCGTGATCGGCTATCGGGCCAAGAAAAACAGCCACGTCATCGACCTTTCGAAAATCGGCCATTACGCGGCCCGAGACTTTTGGGAACCCCTGACGCGCCATCGGCACGACAGCCTGCTCCTGGAGCCGGAGGAGTTTTATATCCTCGCCTCCAAGGAACGGATTCGGGTCCCGCCCGGTTACGCCGCGGAAATGGTGGCGTACGAAGCGGCTTGTGGAGAGTTACGCACCCACTATGCAGGGTTCTTCGATCCCGGGTTCGGGTATGGGGACGGCAAAATGCGCGGAACCCAGGTTGTCTTGGAGGTCCGGCCCCACGATGTGCCCTTCCTCATTCACGACGGGCAAACCTTCTTCAAAGTAGTGTATGATCGGATGGTCGAGGTGCCGACGGAGTTGTACGGCGCCACCCTCGGCTCGTCGTACCAACGGCAAGCCCTCACCCTGAGCAAACATTTTAAGGCCTGA
- a CDS encoding KamA family radical SAM protein yields MEDWRRILAQSVVKPKDLADQLGVDPKEIEGIVGDYPMRITPTVLSTIKEKGDAIWKQVVPDPAEMADADAEDDPLEEDLMSPVPHLVHRYPDRVLLMVTNQCPIYCRFCTRKRLVGKPGFLKKGELDRAIAYLRAHQEVRDVILSGGDPLLLPDHLLERILKALRTIPHLELIRIGSRVPGSLPERITPKLCDIVKKYHPLYMNLHFNHPDELTPEVKRACGMLADAGVPLGAQTVLLKGVNDDPEVMKRLMHQLLLARVKPYYLYQADLTKGTNHFRTSVEKGLQIIKALQGHTSGMAVPHFVIDAPGGGGKIPLLPADYLVNLDEDSAVLRNYENKTYHYPQPGSGQGRELPMVGAHPSWASTGNGCDGGVDHL; encoded by the coding sequence GTGGAGGACTGGAGACGCATCCTGGCTCAGAGTGTCGTCAAGCCGAAAGACCTGGCCGATCAGCTCGGCGTCGATCCGAAAGAGATCGAGGGCATCGTGGGGGACTACCCTATGCGGATCACACCGACCGTACTGTCCACGATCAAGGAAAAGGGTGATGCGATCTGGAAACAGGTCGTCCCGGACCCTGCCGAAATGGCGGATGCCGATGCCGAAGACGATCCGCTCGAAGAGGACCTGATGAGCCCGGTGCCCCACCTGGTGCACCGTTACCCGGACCGGGTGCTGCTCATGGTCACCAATCAATGTCCGATCTATTGCCGCTTCTGTACCCGAAAGCGGCTGGTCGGGAAGCCGGGGTTTCTCAAAAAAGGTGAGTTGGACCGGGCGATCGCCTACCTGCGCGCGCACCAGGAAGTACGCGATGTCATCCTGTCGGGAGGCGATCCGCTACTGCTGCCCGACCACCTGCTCGAACGCATCCTCAAGGCGCTCCGGACCATTCCCCATTTGGAACTCATTCGAATCGGGAGCCGGGTCCCAGGCAGTCTCCCCGAGCGGATTACCCCCAAGCTCTGCGACATCGTGAAGAAGTATCACCCCCTCTATATGAACCTGCACTTCAACCATCCCGATGAACTCACGCCGGAAGTGAAACGTGCCTGCGGAATGCTGGCGGACGCCGGTGTTCCCCTGGGCGCGCAGACTGTGTTACTGAAAGGGGTCAACGACGATCCCGAGGTCATGAAACGGCTCATGCACCAACTCCTGCTGGCGCGAGTGAAACCCTACTACCTCTACCAGGCGGACTTGACGAAGGGCACCAACCACTTCCGAACGTCCGTGGAAAAGGGCCTGCAGATCATCAAGGCGCTGCAGGGCCACACCAGCGGCATGGCGGTGCCCCATTTCGTCATCGATGCCCCCGGCGGCGGCGGCAAGATCCCGCTCCTCCCCGCGGATTATCTGGTCAATCTGGACGAAGACAGCGCTGTACTGCGCAACTATGAGAACAAGACCTACCACTATCCGCAGCCTGGGTCCGGCCAGGGACGCGAATTGCCGATGGTCGGAGCGCATCCGTCCTGGGCCTCGACCGGCAACGGTTGCGACGGCGGGGTGGACCACCTGTGA